In Spodoptera frugiperda isolate SF20-4 chromosome 1, AGI-APGP_CSIRO_Sfru_2.0, whole genome shotgun sequence, the following are encoded in one genomic region:
- the LOC118273182 gene encoding homeotic protein spalt-major isoform X2 produces MPRVKPSCVRRVSIGDSSGSCSEEEINHVSDEARDRPEAHMCPRCQEQFENLHEFLYHKRLCDEKALQMGEERMHSDPEEMVVSGDEEMDGPNKRLEQVRRHRQDAENNNSLEDGEAEVPEADVPPVGLPFPVAGHVTLEALQNTKVAVAQFAATTMANNADNEAALHELAVLQSTLFTLQHQQVFQLQLIRQLQNQLSLTRRKDDQLPSPPPSEPEPVPVPPARSPSPPRPPREPTPVAPPPPTSQSLPSTHSHLTPKTEPISVPKLPTSSPPMMSHPPYSSISSSLASSIITNNDPPPSLNEPNTLEMLQKRAQEVLDNASQGLLANNLADELAFRKSGKMSPYDGKSGGRNEPFFKHRCRYCGKVFGSDSALQIHIRSHTGERPFKCNVCGSRFTTKGNLKVHFQRHTAKFPHVKMNPNPVPEHLDKYHPPLLAQLSPGPIPGMPPHPLQFPPGAPAPFPPSLPLYRPPHHDLLPPRPLGDKPLPPHPLFAMREEQDAPADLSKPSAPSPSQSAPEVKSEPQDDECHRESSFEDVDRVSPKREPDENDATQDPEQDRYPSTSPYDDCSMDSKYSNEEQIGRESPHVKPDPDQPENLSSKNSPISGPISIATGLRTFPSFPLFPQSPPSSMSSGSLTPFPNSVQNVVDVDLARDPMFYNSLLPRPGSNDNSWESLIEITKTSETSKLQQLVDNIDNKVSDPNECIVCHRVLSCKSALQMHYRTHTGERPFRCKLCGRSFTTKGNLKTHMGVHRIKPPVQMLHQCPVCHKKFSDPTILHQHIRLHTGERAHIPYDQMRSIDIEGFPSLSNGSDVSDYQTQRPFPRPMFPTPTTPGDRRADSRGTDDESGRDDREPAIREFDDDLDMKDRRTSPLSVCASASESEIKTITTTASLPSATGSESGRSARASPPSPTMSTLSTPPRLPLHSPLPSPPTPIAALGALGGSPFSPLGLAFPPAVRGNTTCNLCYKTFACNSALEIHYRSHTKERPFKCTVCDRGFSTKSSGGGCRCGRRARAPRPPHATALDLWNAFVYPGNMKQHMLTHKIRDVPPGFDKSSSGADDTRDGSPDRRSSPDKLDLKRSPPAHPPPQMTHPPPIDMPPMPKRPSVPSGPTHPPPPTSSKHLCGVCRKNFSSSSALQIHMRTHTGDKPFRCAVCQKAFTTKGNLKVHMGTHMWSGGASRRGRRMSLELPPRPLHEPHDLLRRPDLFYPYLPAPFLNGMQQKLNEISVIQQSAGQNGVAGKFPGLLGFGAFGGARPGAASPLERPPSLEGGDERQAAMRELAERGRELAERSRQLREEEYRGAPAHGSHAAGAAAGSPPAPHHPHPLAPLAPPARTEGLTV; encoded by the exons GTGACAGTTCGGGATCGTGTTCCGAAGAAGAAATTAACCATGTATCTGATGAAGCGAGAGACCGGCCCGAAGCACACATGTGTCCTCGCTGCCAGGAACAGTTCGAGAACCTGCACGAGTTCCTGTACCACAAGCGACTGTGCGATGAGAAAGCGTTGCAAATGGGCGAGGAAAGAATGCACTCCGATCCGGAGGAAATGGTCGTTTCAGGCGACGAAGAAATGGATGGTCCTAACAAACGATTAGAACAAGTCCGACGGCATCGACAAGATGCGGAAAACAATAACAGCCTCGAAGATGGCGAGGCAGAAGTGCCTGAAGCCGACGTGCCACCGGTCGGGCTGCCCTTCCCGGTGGCCGGCCATGTCACGCTCGAAGCCTTGCAGAATACTAAAGTGGCCGTAGCACAATTCGCTGCGACTACAATGGCGAACAATGCCGACAATGAAGCGGCGTTACATGAACTAGCCGTGCTACAAAGTACGTTATTTACACTACAGCATCAACAAGTGTTTCAACTACAATTAATACGCCAATTACAAAACCAGCTGTCATTAACGCGACGGAAAGATGATCAGCTCCCGAGCCCGCCGCCGAGTGAACCAGAGCCAGTGCCGGTGCCTCCCGCTCGATCGCCGTCACCGCCTCGTCCGCCACGGGAGCCAACTCCTGTCGCACCCCCTCCTCCTACTAGTCAAAGTTTACCGTCAACCCATTCGCATCTTACACCTAAGACGGAACCTATATCCGTTCCTAAACTTCCAACCTCATCTCCACCGATGATGTCCCATCCACCGTATAGCTCCATTTCCTCGTCGTTAGCATCTTCGATAATCACAAACAACGACCCACCACCGTCTCTCAACGAACCCAATACGCTTGAAATGCTACAAAAGAGAGCACAAGAAGTGCTAGACAATGCATCACAAGGCCTACTAGCCAATAATCTTGCCGATGAACTTGCGTTCCGTAAATCGGGAAAAATGTCACCCTACGACGGAAAGTCTGGAGGAAGAAATGAACCGTTTTTCAAGCATCGCTGCCGTTATTGTGGAAAAGTGTTTGGAAGCGACTCTGCGCTGCAGATCCACATTCGATCGCACACAGGTGAAAGACCTtttaaatgtaatgtatgtgGATCACGATTTACAACCAAAGGAAATCTTAAAGTACATTTCCAAAGACACACAGCAAAGTTTCCGCATGTCAAGATGAATCCCAATCCAGTACCAGAACATTTGGATAAATATCATCCCCCACTGTTAGCGCAGCTGTCGCCGGGACCAATTCCTGGCATGCCACCACATCCACTTCAATTCCCTCCGGGTGCGCCAGCTCCTTTTCCGCCAAGCTTGCCGTTGTACAGACCCCCACACCACGACTTATTACCGCCTCGTCCACTCGGAGACAAACCTCTACCGCCTCATCCACTATTTGCAATGCGAGAGGAACAGGACGCTCCGGCTGATCTCAGTAAACCATCCGCGCCGAGTCCTTCTCAATCAGCACCAGAGGTTAAGTCTGAGCCACAAGACGATGAATGTCATCGAGAATCCAGTTTTGAAGATGTTGACCGTGTATCTCCTAAGCGAGAACCTGACGAAAATGATGCCACGCAAGATCCAGAGCAAGACAGATACCCTTCAACTTCACCCTACGACGACTGCAGCATGGATTCCAAATATAGCAATGAAGAACAAATCGGCAGAGAGAGTCCTCATGTGAAGCCCGATCCAGATCAACCGGAAAATCTCTCAAGTAAGAATTCACCGATATCTGGGCCAATTTCAATAGCAACAGGACTGCGTACTTTTCCTTCGTTTCCTCTATTCCCACAGTCTCCACCCAGCAGTATGTCCTCTGGTAGTTTAACTCCTTTTCCGAACTCTGTTCAAAACGTCGTTGATGTAGATCTGGCACGTGATCCAATGTTTTATAATTCACTTTTGCCCCGACCGGGCAGTAATGATAACTCATGGGAAAGTTTGATAGAAATAACTAAGACATCTGAAACATCAAAACTTCAGCAGTTAGTCGACAATATTGACAATAAAGTGTCCGATCCCAACGAATGTATTGTATGCCACCGAGTTCTCTCTTGCAAAAGTGCTTTACAAATGCACTATCGTACTCATACCGGCGAGAGACCTTTCCGATGTAAATTGTGTGGCCGCTCTTTTACGACTAAAGGTAATTTGAAAACTCATATGGGCGTCCATCGCATTAAACCTCCAGTTCAAATGTTGCATCAATGTCCAGTTTGCCATAAGAAATTTTCGGATCCTACCATATTACACCAACATATACGACTTCACACGGGCGAACGCGCTCATATTCCTTACGACCAAATGAGAAGTATCGATATTGAAGGTTTTCCATCACTGAGTAACGGGTCAGACGTCAGCGACTATCAAACTCAGCGCCCCTTCCCGCGCCCAATGTTCCCCACTCCGACCACTCCCGGCGACCGACGGGCGGACTCCCGCGGGACCGACGATGAGAGCGGCCGGGACGACCGCGAGCCCGCAATTCGGGAGTTCGACGACGACTTAGATATGAAGGATCGTCGAACTTCGCCGCTCTCCGTCTGCGCCTCGGCGTCCGAAAGCGAAATAAAAACCATCACCACAACGGCTTCCCTCCCATCGGCGACAGGTTCGGAGAGCGGGCGGAGCGCGCGGGCCTCGCCACCATCGCCCACCATGTCGACGCTGTCGACGCCGCCGCGGCTGCCGCTGCACTCGCCGCTGCCATCGCCGCCCACACCTATCGCCGCGCTCGGCGCGCTCGGAGGATCGCCCTTCAGCCCGCTCGGACTCGCGTTCCCTCCCGCAG TGCGCGGCAACACGACCTGTAACCTCTGCTACAAGACGTTCGCCTGCAACTCCGCTCTGGAGATACATTACCGGAGCCACACCAAGGAGCGACCGTTTAAATGCACCGTCTGCGACCGCGGCTTCTCCACAAAG AGCAGTGGCGGCGGTTGCCGGTGCGGTAGGCGCGCGCGCGCACCCCGCCCCCCGCACGCCACTGCTTTGGACCTGTGGAACGCCTTCGTTTACCCG GGCAACATGAAGCAGCACATGCTAACGCACAAGATCCGTGACGTGCCTCCTGGCTTCGACAAGAGCTCCAGTGGAGCTGATGACACCAGAGACGGGAGCCCCGACCGTCGGTCGTCGCCTGATAAGCTCGACCTAAAACGCTCGCCTCCTGCGCACCCGCCGCCACAAATGACGCATCCCCCACCTATTGATATGCCGCCAATGCCCAAACGGCCTAGTG TACCTAGCGGACCGACGCACCCCCCACCGCCCACATCGTCCAAGCACCTGTGCGGAGTTTGCCGCAAGAACTTCTCCTCGTCGTCTGCGCTGCAGATCCACATGCGCACGCACACCGGCGACAAACCATTCCGATGTGCCGTGTGCCAGAAGGCCTTCACCACGAAGGGTAACCTCAAG GTGCACATGGGCACCCACATGTGGAGTGGCGGCGCGTCCCGGCGCGGCCGGCGCATGTCCCTGGAGCTACCGCCGCGGCCCCTGCACGAGCCGCACGACCTGCTCAGACGCCCAGACCTCTTCTACCCGTACCTACCCGCGCCATTCCTTAACGGCATGCAGCAAAAG CTGAATGAAATATCAGTAATACAGCAGAGCGCGGGTCAGAATGGTGTAGCTGGGAAATTCCCCGGACTCCTTGGTTTTGGAGCATTCGGAGGCGCACGACCTGGTGCAGCATCACCCCTAGAACGGCCGCCGTCTCTGGAAGGCGGCGATGAGAGGCAGGCCGCCATGCGCGAGCTGGCCGAGCGTGGGCGCGAGCTGGCGGAGCGCAGCCGGCAGCTGCGCGAGGAGGAGTACCGCGGGGCGCCGGCGCACGGCTCGCacgcggcgggcgcggccgcGGGCTCCCCGCCGGCGCCGCACCACCCGCACCCGCTGGCGCCCCTGGCGCCCCCCGCGCGCACCGAGGGGCTGACCGTCTAG
- the LOC118273182 gene encoding homeotic protein spalt-major isoform X5, protein MIQLATIKFGIHQKVSTKIRHQRGDSSGSCSEEEINHVSDEARDRPEAHMCPRCQEQFENLHEFLYHKRLCDEKALQMGEERMHSDPEEMVVSGDEEMDGPNKRLEQVRRHRQDAENNNSLEDGEAEVPEADVPPVGLPFPVAGHVTLEALQNTKVAVAQFAATTMANNADNEAALHELAVLQSTLFTLQHQQVFQLQLIRQLQNQLSLTRRKDDQLPSPPPSEPEPVPVPPARSPSPPRPPREPTPVAPPPPTSQSLPSTHSHLTPKTEPISVPKLPTSSPPMMSHPPYSSISSSLASSIITNNDPPPSLNEPNTLEMLQKRAQEVLDNASQGLLANNLADELAFRKSGKMSPYDGKSGGRNEPFFKHRCRYCGKVFGSDSALQIHIRSHTGERPFKCNVCGSRFTTKGNLKVHFQRHTAKFPHVKMNPNPVPEHLDKYHPPLLAQLSPGPIPGMPPHPLQFPPGAPAPFPPSLPLYRPPHHDLLPPRPLGDKPLPPHPLFAMREEQDAPADLSKPSAPSPSQSAPEVKSEPQDDECHRESSFEDVDRVSPKREPDENDATQDPEQDRYPSTSPYDDCSMDSKYSNEEQIGRESPHVKPDPDQPENLSMRGNTTCNLCYKTFACNSALEIHYRSHTKERPFKCTVCDRGFSTKSSGGGCRCGRRARAPRPPHATALDLWNAFVYPGNMKQHMLTHKIRDVPPGFDKSSSGADDTRDGSPDRRSSPDKLDLKRSPPAHPPPQMTHPPPIDMPPMPKRPSVPSGPTHPPPPTSSKHLCGVCRKNFSSSSALQIHMRTHTGDKPFRCAVCQKAFTTKGNLKVHMGTHMWSGGASRRGRRMSLELPPRPLHEPHDLLRRPDLFYPYLPAPFLNGMQQKLNEISVIQQSAGQNGVAGKFPGLLGFGAFGGARPGAASPLERPPSLEGGDERQAAMRELAERGRELAERSRQLREEEYRGAPAHGSHAAGAAAGSPPAPHHPHPLAPLAPPARTEGLTV, encoded by the exons GTGACAGTTCGGGATCGTGTTCCGAAGAAGAAATTAACCATGTATCTGATGAAGCGAGAGACCGGCCCGAAGCACACATGTGTCCTCGCTGCCAGGAACAGTTCGAGAACCTGCACGAGTTCCTGTACCACAAGCGACTGTGCGATGAGAAAGCGTTGCAAATGGGCGAGGAAAGAATGCACTCCGATCCGGAGGAAATGGTCGTTTCAGGCGACGAAGAAATGGATGGTCCTAACAAACGATTAGAACAAGTCCGACGGCATCGACAAGATGCGGAAAACAATAACAGCCTCGAAGATGGCGAGGCAGAAGTGCCTGAAGCCGACGTGCCACCGGTCGGGCTGCCCTTCCCGGTGGCCGGCCATGTCACGCTCGAAGCCTTGCAGAATACTAAAGTGGCCGTAGCACAATTCGCTGCGACTACAATGGCGAACAATGCCGACAATGAAGCGGCGTTACATGAACTAGCCGTGCTACAAAGTACGTTATTTACACTACAGCATCAACAAGTGTTTCAACTACAATTAATACGCCAATTACAAAACCAGCTGTCATTAACGCGACGGAAAGATGATCAGCTCCCGAGCCCGCCGCCGAGTGAACCAGAGCCAGTGCCGGTGCCTCCCGCTCGATCGCCGTCACCGCCTCGTCCGCCACGGGAGCCAACTCCTGTCGCACCCCCTCCTCCTACTAGTCAAAGTTTACCGTCAACCCATTCGCATCTTACACCTAAGACGGAACCTATATCCGTTCCTAAACTTCCAACCTCATCTCCACCGATGATGTCCCATCCACCGTATAGCTCCATTTCCTCGTCGTTAGCATCTTCGATAATCACAAACAACGACCCACCACCGTCTCTCAACGAACCCAATACGCTTGAAATGCTACAAAAGAGAGCACAAGAAGTGCTAGACAATGCATCACAAGGCCTACTAGCCAATAATCTTGCCGATGAACTTGCGTTCCGTAAATCGGGAAAAATGTCACCCTACGACGGAAAGTCTGGAGGAAGAAATGAACCGTTTTTCAAGCATCGCTGCCGTTATTGTGGAAAAGTGTTTGGAAGCGACTCTGCGCTGCAGATCCACATTCGATCGCACACAGGTGAAAGACCTtttaaatgtaatgtatgtgGATCACGATTTACAACCAAAGGAAATCTTAAAGTACATTTCCAAAGACACACAGCAAAGTTTCCGCATGTCAAGATGAATCCCAATCCAGTACCAGAACATTTGGATAAATATCATCCCCCACTGTTAGCGCAGCTGTCGCCGGGACCAATTCCTGGCATGCCACCACATCCACTTCAATTCCCTCCGGGTGCGCCAGCTCCTTTTCCGCCAAGCTTGCCGTTGTACAGACCCCCACACCACGACTTATTACCGCCTCGTCCACTCGGAGACAAACCTCTACCGCCTCATCCACTATTTGCAATGCGAGAGGAACAGGACGCTCCGGCTGATCTCAGTAAACCATCCGCGCCGAGTCCTTCTCAATCAGCACCAGAGGTTAAGTCTGAGCCACAAGACGATGAATGTCATCGAGAATCCAGTTTTGAAGATGTTGACCGTGTATCTCCTAAGCGAGAACCTGACGAAAATGATGCCACGCAAGATCCAGAGCAAGACAGATACCCTTCAACTTCACCCTACGACGACTGCAGCATGGATTCCAAATATAGCAATGAAGAACAAATCGGCAGAGAGAGTCCTCATGTGAAGCCCGATCCAGATCAACCGGAAAATCTCTCAA TGCGCGGCAACACGACCTGTAACCTCTGCTACAAGACGTTCGCCTGCAACTCCGCTCTGGAGATACATTACCGGAGCCACACCAAGGAGCGACCGTTTAAATGCACCGTCTGCGACCGCGGCTTCTCCACAAAG AGCAGTGGCGGCGGTTGCCGGTGCGGTAGGCGCGCGCGCGCACCCCGCCCCCCGCACGCCACTGCTTTGGACCTGTGGAACGCCTTCGTTTACCCG GGCAACATGAAGCAGCACATGCTAACGCACAAGATCCGTGACGTGCCTCCTGGCTTCGACAAGAGCTCCAGTGGAGCTGATGACACCAGAGACGGGAGCCCCGACCGTCGGTCGTCGCCTGATAAGCTCGACCTAAAACGCTCGCCTCCTGCGCACCCGCCGCCACAAATGACGCATCCCCCACCTATTGATATGCCGCCAATGCCCAAACGGCCTAGTG TACCTAGCGGACCGACGCACCCCCCACCGCCCACATCGTCCAAGCACCTGTGCGGAGTTTGCCGCAAGAACTTCTCCTCGTCGTCTGCGCTGCAGATCCACATGCGCACGCACACCGGCGACAAACCATTCCGATGTGCCGTGTGCCAGAAGGCCTTCACCACGAAGGGTAACCTCAAG GTGCACATGGGCACCCACATGTGGAGTGGCGGCGCGTCCCGGCGCGGCCGGCGCATGTCCCTGGAGCTACCGCCGCGGCCCCTGCACGAGCCGCACGACCTGCTCAGACGCCCAGACCTCTTCTACCCGTACCTACCCGCGCCATTCCTTAACGGCATGCAGCAAAAG CTGAATGAAATATCAGTAATACAGCAGAGCGCGGGTCAGAATGGTGTAGCTGGGAAATTCCCCGGACTCCTTGGTTTTGGAGCATTCGGAGGCGCACGACCTGGTGCAGCATCACCCCTAGAACGGCCGCCGTCTCTGGAAGGCGGCGATGAGAGGCAGGCCGCCATGCGCGAGCTGGCCGAGCGTGGGCGCGAGCTGGCGGAGCGCAGCCGGCAGCTGCGCGAGGAGGAGTACCGCGGGGCGCCGGCGCACGGCTCGCacgcggcgggcgcggccgcGGGCTCCCCGCCGGCGCCGCACCACCCGCACCCGCTGGCGCCCCTGGCGCCCCCCGCGCGCACCGAGGGGCTGACCGTCTAG
- the LOC118273182 gene encoding homeotic protein spalt-major isoform X6 yields the protein MIQLATIKFGIHQKVSTKIRHQRGDSSGSCSEEEINHVSDEARDRPEAHMCPRCQEQFENLHEFLYHKRLCDEKALQMGEERMHSDPEEMVVSGDEEMDGPNKRLEQVRRHRQDAENNNSLEDGEAEVPEADVPPVGLPFPVAGHVTLEALQNTKVAVAQFAATTMANNADNEAALHELAVLQSTLFTLQHQQVFQLQLIRQLQNQLSLTRRKDDQLPSPPPSEPEPVPVPPARSPSPPRPPREPTPVAPPPPTSQSLPSTHSHLTPKTEPISVPKLPTSSPPMMSHPPYSSISSSLASSIITNNDPPPSLNEPNTLEMLQKRAQEVLDNASQGLLANNLADELAFRKSGKMSPYDGKSGGRNEPFFKHRCRYCGKVFGSDSALQIHIRSHTGERPFKCNVCGSRFTTKGNLKVHFQRHTAKFPHVKMNPNPVPEHLDKYHPPLLAQLSPGPIPGMPPHPLQFPPGAPAPFPPSLPLYRPPHHDLLPPRPLGDKPLPPHPLFAMREEQDAPADLSKPSAPSPSQSAPEVKSEPQDDECHRESSFEDVDRVSPKREPDENDATQDPEQDRYPSTSPYDDCSMDSKYSNEEQIGRESPHVKPDPDQPENLSMRGNTTCNLCYKTFACNSALEIHYRSHTKERPFKCTVCDRGFSTKGNMKQHMLTHKIRDVPPGFDKSSSGADDTRDGSPDRRSSPDKLDLKRSPPAHPPPQMTHPPPIDMPPMPKRPSVPSGPTHPPPPTSSKHLCGVCRKNFSSSSALQIHMRTHTGDKPFRCAVCQKAFTTKGNLKVHMGTHMWSGGASRRGRRMSLELPPRPLHEPHDLLRRPDLFYPYLPAPFLNGMQQKLNEISVIQQSAGQNGVAGKFPGLLGFGAFGGARPGAASPLERPPSLEGGDERQAAMRELAERGRELAERSRQLREEEYRGAPAHGSHAAGAAAGSPPAPHHPHPLAPLAPPARTEGLTV from the exons GTGACAGTTCGGGATCGTGTTCCGAAGAAGAAATTAACCATGTATCTGATGAAGCGAGAGACCGGCCCGAAGCACACATGTGTCCTCGCTGCCAGGAACAGTTCGAGAACCTGCACGAGTTCCTGTACCACAAGCGACTGTGCGATGAGAAAGCGTTGCAAATGGGCGAGGAAAGAATGCACTCCGATCCGGAGGAAATGGTCGTTTCAGGCGACGAAGAAATGGATGGTCCTAACAAACGATTAGAACAAGTCCGACGGCATCGACAAGATGCGGAAAACAATAACAGCCTCGAAGATGGCGAGGCAGAAGTGCCTGAAGCCGACGTGCCACCGGTCGGGCTGCCCTTCCCGGTGGCCGGCCATGTCACGCTCGAAGCCTTGCAGAATACTAAAGTGGCCGTAGCACAATTCGCTGCGACTACAATGGCGAACAATGCCGACAATGAAGCGGCGTTACATGAACTAGCCGTGCTACAAAGTACGTTATTTACACTACAGCATCAACAAGTGTTTCAACTACAATTAATACGCCAATTACAAAACCAGCTGTCATTAACGCGACGGAAAGATGATCAGCTCCCGAGCCCGCCGCCGAGTGAACCAGAGCCAGTGCCGGTGCCTCCCGCTCGATCGCCGTCACCGCCTCGTCCGCCACGGGAGCCAACTCCTGTCGCACCCCCTCCTCCTACTAGTCAAAGTTTACCGTCAACCCATTCGCATCTTACACCTAAGACGGAACCTATATCCGTTCCTAAACTTCCAACCTCATCTCCACCGATGATGTCCCATCCACCGTATAGCTCCATTTCCTCGTCGTTAGCATCTTCGATAATCACAAACAACGACCCACCACCGTCTCTCAACGAACCCAATACGCTTGAAATGCTACAAAAGAGAGCACAAGAAGTGCTAGACAATGCATCACAAGGCCTACTAGCCAATAATCTTGCCGATGAACTTGCGTTCCGTAAATCGGGAAAAATGTCACCCTACGACGGAAAGTCTGGAGGAAGAAATGAACCGTTTTTCAAGCATCGCTGCCGTTATTGTGGAAAAGTGTTTGGAAGCGACTCTGCGCTGCAGATCCACATTCGATCGCACACAGGTGAAAGACCTtttaaatgtaatgtatgtgGATCACGATTTACAACCAAAGGAAATCTTAAAGTACATTTCCAAAGACACACAGCAAAGTTTCCGCATGTCAAGATGAATCCCAATCCAGTACCAGAACATTTGGATAAATATCATCCCCCACTGTTAGCGCAGCTGTCGCCGGGACCAATTCCTGGCATGCCACCACATCCACTTCAATTCCCTCCGGGTGCGCCAGCTCCTTTTCCGCCAAGCTTGCCGTTGTACAGACCCCCACACCACGACTTATTACCGCCTCGTCCACTCGGAGACAAACCTCTACCGCCTCATCCACTATTTGCAATGCGAGAGGAACAGGACGCTCCGGCTGATCTCAGTAAACCATCCGCGCCGAGTCCTTCTCAATCAGCACCAGAGGTTAAGTCTGAGCCACAAGACGATGAATGTCATCGAGAATCCAGTTTTGAAGATGTTGACCGTGTATCTCCTAAGCGAGAACCTGACGAAAATGATGCCACGCAAGATCCAGAGCAAGACAGATACCCTTCAACTTCACCCTACGACGACTGCAGCATGGATTCCAAATATAGCAATGAAGAACAAATCGGCAGAGAGAGTCCTCATGTGAAGCCCGATCCAGATCAACCGGAAAATCTCTCAA TGCGCGGCAACACGACCTGTAACCTCTGCTACAAGACGTTCGCCTGCAACTCCGCTCTGGAGATACATTACCGGAGCCACACCAAGGAGCGACCGTTTAAATGCACCGTCTGCGACCGCGGCTTCTCCACAAAG GGCAACATGAAGCAGCACATGCTAACGCACAAGATCCGTGACGTGCCTCCTGGCTTCGACAAGAGCTCCAGTGGAGCTGATGACACCAGAGACGGGAGCCCCGACCGTCGGTCGTCGCCTGATAAGCTCGACCTAAAACGCTCGCCTCCTGCGCACCCGCCGCCACAAATGACGCATCCCCCACCTATTGATATGCCGCCAATGCCCAAACGGCCTAGTG TACCTAGCGGACCGACGCACCCCCCACCGCCCACATCGTCCAAGCACCTGTGCGGAGTTTGCCGCAAGAACTTCTCCTCGTCGTCTGCGCTGCAGATCCACATGCGCACGCACACCGGCGACAAACCATTCCGATGTGCCGTGTGCCAGAAGGCCTTCACCACGAAGGGTAACCTCAAG GTGCACATGGGCACCCACATGTGGAGTGGCGGCGCGTCCCGGCGCGGCCGGCGCATGTCCCTGGAGCTACCGCCGCGGCCCCTGCACGAGCCGCACGACCTGCTCAGACGCCCAGACCTCTTCTACCCGTACCTACCCGCGCCATTCCTTAACGGCATGCAGCAAAAG CTGAATGAAATATCAGTAATACAGCAGAGCGCGGGTCAGAATGGTGTAGCTGGGAAATTCCCCGGACTCCTTGGTTTTGGAGCATTCGGAGGCGCACGACCTGGTGCAGCATCACCCCTAGAACGGCCGCCGTCTCTGGAAGGCGGCGATGAGAGGCAGGCCGCCATGCGCGAGCTGGCCGAGCGTGGGCGCGAGCTGGCGGAGCGCAGCCGGCAGCTGCGCGAGGAGGAGTACCGCGGGGCGCCGGCGCACGGCTCGCacgcggcgggcgcggccgcGGGCTCCCCGCCGGCGCCGCACCACCCGCACCCGCTGGCGCCCCTGGCGCCCCCCGCGCGCACCGAGGGGCTGACCGTCTAG